A DNA window from Arachis hypogaea cultivar Tifrunner chromosome 18, arahy.Tifrunner.gnm2.J5K5, whole genome shotgun sequence contains the following coding sequences:
- the LOC140181167 gene encoding uncharacterized protein has protein sequence MLTGIPRVHACAALSRVNKQPEDFCHRWLTMDSYKEIYNHHINPIPGQPLWEKAEDCNRPHAPKIKTKPGKLKMKRRMDADEKSASGTKKPKVDPKLSGNTADGVHLKRQLGAFTCSYCGDKGHTKRGCKKKKDADAATAAAAAVAAAAAAEAAEKKKNDEVHTVPKKPVHQPQDVSGQEDLGSNPQEIE, from the exons ATGCTAACGG GTATCCCGCGTGTGCACGCTTGTGCTGCCCTGTCTCGTGTGAATAAACAGCCAGAAGACTTCTGTCACAGATGGCTGACCATGGACTCATACAAGGAAATTTATAACCACCACATTAATCCAATTCCTGGTCAACCACTGTGGGAAAAAGCAGAGGACTGTAACAGGCCACATGCCCCTAAAATCAAGACAAAACCTGGAAAActaaagatgaagaggaggatGGATGCGGACGAGAAGAGTGCTTCTGGAACTAAGAAGCCTAAAGTTGACCCAAAACTCTCAGGCAACACTGCAGATGGTGTACACCTAAAGAGACAGCTGGGTGCCTTTACATGTAGTTACTGTGGTGATAAGGGGCATACAAAGAGAGgctgcaaaaagaaaaaagatgctGATGCTGCTACTGCTGCTGCTGCAGCAGTAGCCGCTGCCGCTGCTGCCGAGGCagctgagaagaagaaaaatgatgaaGTTCATACTGTGCCTAAGAAGCCGGTTCATCAGCCCCAAGACGTGTCTGGCCaagaagatttgggaagcaaTCCCCAAGAGATCGAATGA